The Peribacillus simplex genome contains a region encoding:
- a CDS encoding fatty acid desaturase, with the protein MSNHNHNQKQLRKDIAPFEKSNTKSSVKQLINTFPPFFLLWFLAYQSLTISYWLTLLFAVLASGFVVRIFIIFHDCCHQSFFKSRKANSILGTISGIVTLFPYEQWKHSHSIHHATSSNLNKRGTGDIWIMTVDEYIDASFWGRLAYRLYRNPIVMFGLGPFYLFLVSNRLNKKGAKKKERMNTYLTNAAIVAIYGFLCLAIGWQAFLMIQVPMLFVTGSLGIWLFYVQHQFEDSYFEEESEWDYVKAAIDGSSYYKLPKVLQWVTGNIGFHHVHHLSPRVPNYNLEKVHDSTLPLQQATTITISSSLKSLRFRLYDGENKTFVSFKEIKERLNETKPKVEINNKRPSLQEK; encoded by the coding sequence ATGAGTAATCATAATCATAATCAAAAACAATTGAGAAAAGATATTGCCCCTTTTGAAAAATCCAATACTAAATCAAGCGTGAAACAGCTTATAAATACATTTCCGCCATTTTTCCTGTTATGGTTTTTAGCTTATCAAAGCTTAACCATTTCATACTGGCTGACCCTTTTATTTGCCGTCCTGGCTTCAGGATTCGTAGTAAGGATTTTCATCATTTTCCATGATTGCTGTCATCAATCGTTTTTCAAAAGCAGGAAAGCGAATAGCATCCTGGGTACAATCAGTGGAATTGTTACATTGTTTCCGTATGAACAATGGAAGCATAGCCACTCCATCCATCATGCAACGAGCAGTAATTTAAACAAACGCGGTACAGGAGATATTTGGATCATGACTGTTGATGAATATATCGACGCTTCATTCTGGGGGCGTCTGGCTTACCGTTTATATAGAAATCCGATCGTCATGTTTGGATTAGGTCCATTTTATCTATTTCTTGTATCGAACCGTCTGAATAAAAAGGGCGCTAAAAAGAAAGAACGGATGAATACGTATTTGACAAATGCCGCAATCGTGGCAATTTATGGTTTTTTATGCTTGGCTATCGGATGGCAGGCATTCCTGATGATTCAGGTACCGATGCTTTTTGTAACGGGATCACTGGGCATATGGCTGTTTTATGTGCAGCATCAGTTCGAAGATTCTTATTTCGAAGAGGAATCGGAATGGGATTATGTGAAGGCTGCCATTGATGGAAGTTCTTATTATAAACTTCCAAAGGTTTTGCAATGGGTAACCGGTAATATCGGTTTTCACCACGTGCATCATCTTAGTCCAAGAGTGCCAAACTATAATCTGGAAAAAGTCCATGATTCCACCCTGCCATTGCAGCAGGCAACGACAATCACCATTAGTTCAAGTTTAAAATCACTACGCTTCCGCCTGTATGATGGAGAAAACAAGACGTTTGTAAGTTTTAAAGAGATTAAGGAACGTCTAAATGAAACAAAACCTAAGGTGGAAATCAATAATAAACGTCCAAGTCTTCAAGAAAAATAA
- a CDS encoding sensor histidine kinase has protein sequence MKIRTKIQTYSSLFLSVMLILLSIIVLIAFLWISVERERDLLEDQASLIEENILTKDLISGDPDVMEPYIPDDGMVRIFDTDGRLIKSFTDEEDLEGLAVKAINEKGYDLAKADGEYVMTYRYPYPDEGKKLGMIEVTRPQETLLDNLSTLALVLGGASLFVILLSILAGKWLANLILKPISIMSGTMKDIEKSGEFKRIPLSDQSKDELQVMGVAFNRMIERLERNYNQQQQFLSDASHELKTPITVIESYSSLLKRWGMKDEAIQEEAVEAIHHEAIRMKKLTEHLLQSASQTEPSADLEGKIELISFCEGIAQTFRRTGNREITIESEFKEISAMTISSKLEQVIVILLDNAMKYSESSIQIMIKRKADEIFIGVKDHGAGISPEHLPHVFERFYRVDSSRARKTGGNGLGLSIARSLVESFDGKLEIQSEVGEGTLVTITLSHQILI, from the coding sequence ATGAAGATCCGGACGAAAATCCAAACTTATTCCAGTCTTTTTTTAAGCGTCATGCTGATATTGTTGAGTATCATCGTTTTAATAGCCTTCCTTTGGATATCGGTAGAGAGGGAACGGGATCTGCTTGAAGATCAAGCTTCTTTAATTGAAGAAAATATCCTGACGAAAGATTTGATTTCCGGTGATCCCGATGTAATGGAGCCGTATATCCCGGATGATGGAATGGTGCGGATATTCGACACTGATGGAAGATTGATAAAATCATTTACCGATGAAGAGGACCTTGAGGGACTTGCGGTTAAAGCCATTAACGAAAAAGGATATGATCTTGCCAAAGCTGACGGGGAATATGTCATGACCTACCGTTATCCTTATCCCGATGAAGGGAAGAAGCTAGGGATGATCGAGGTCACACGGCCGCAGGAAACCCTCCTTGATAATTTATCGACGCTTGCCCTCGTTTTAGGCGGTGCATCCCTTTTTGTCATTCTTTTATCCATTCTTGCCGGTAAGTGGCTGGCCAACCTGATCCTCAAACCGATATCGATCATGAGCGGAACAATGAAGGATATTGAAAAAAGCGGGGAATTCAAACGGATACCGTTATCGGATCAATCAAAGGACGAGCTGCAGGTGATGGGAGTGGCATTCAACAGGATGATAGAAAGGCTGGAGCGGAATTATAACCAACAGCAGCAATTCCTTTCAGATGCTTCACATGAATTGAAAACACCGATTACGGTCATAGAAAGCTACTCTTCCCTATTGAAACGATGGGGAATGAAGGATGAGGCGATTCAGGAAGAGGCGGTGGAGGCAATCCATCATGAAGCCATCCGGATGAAAAAGCTGACGGAACATCTTCTGCAGTCCGCTTCCCAAACGGAACCTTCAGCAGATTTGGAAGGGAAAATAGAACTTATTTCGTTTTGTGAAGGGATTGCCCAAACATTCAGAAGGACGGGGAATCGTGAAATAACGATAGAATCAGAGTTTAAGGAAATATCTGCAATGACGATTTCCAGTAAGCTTGAACAGGTCATTGTCATCCTATTGGACAATGCTATGAAATACAGTGAATCAAGTATTCAGATCATGATAAAACGGAAGGCCGATGAAATTTTCATCGGTGTGAAAGATCACGGTGCAGGGATATCACCAGAACATCTCCCGCATGTATTTGAACGTTTTTATCGCGTGGATTCATCGAGGGCAAGGAAAACGGGAGGCAATGGACTCGGGCTTTCCATAGCCCGGTCGCTTGTCGAGTCATTCGACGGGAAATTGGAGATTCAAAGCGAAGTGGGAGAGGGAACGTTGGTGACGATCACTCTTTCTCATCAAATTCTAATCTAA
- a CDS encoding sensor histidine kinase: protein MQSWYHIFPKNTGLSPYVWIIFCILPFYFIFKSSSMLEIVFGIVMIILFFISYGLSFVSKGWPVYVWTAIQIVISISMTIFFSYIYFSLFLAFFIGNVQNKVGFFVLYSIQLLATIVSVNIGFIMKDPTFFSQFPFMLICVVGVILLPFNTYNRNKRGRLEEQLEDAHKRISELGKMEERQRIARDLHDTLGQKLSLIGLKSDLAGKLIDLNPESAKKEIKDIRQTARTALKEVREMVSEMRGAKLCDEIIRVKQILKAAGIEFNLEGTTELKDTPLLVETVLSMCLKEAVTNIVKHSGADCCHIVIEELQTGVTITVQDNGVGLSHRSEFFKGNGLQGMKERLEFVNGSLEIQSTDGMTLYIRVPNAIKNNG, encoded by the coding sequence ATGCAAAGTTGGTATCATATCTTTCCGAAAAACACAGGGCTGAGCCCTTATGTCTGGATCATTTTTTGTATCCTACCTTTTTATTTCATCTTCAAATCCTCTTCGATGTTGGAGATAGTCTTTGGAATCGTCATGATCATTTTGTTTTTCATATCATATGGTCTCTCATTCGTTTCGAAGGGATGGCCCGTATACGTATGGACGGCGATACAAATAGTCATATCCATATCCATGACCATATTTTTCAGCTATATTTACTTTTCGCTTTTTTTAGCATTCTTTATTGGGAATGTTCAAAATAAGGTTGGCTTTTTCGTTTTATATTCGATCCAGCTATTGGCTACGATCGTGTCTGTCAATATTGGATTCATCATGAAAGACCCTACATTCTTTTCGCAATTTCCCTTTATGCTCATTTGTGTGGTAGGCGTGATCCTGCTCCCATTCAACACATATAATCGAAATAAACGGGGCAGGCTGGAAGAACAATTGGAGGACGCGCATAAAAGAATATCAGAGCTTGGGAAAATGGAAGAACGTCAGCGGATTGCCCGTGACTTACATGATACACTTGGACAAAAGCTGTCTTTGATTGGCTTGAAAAGTGACCTTGCAGGGAAATTGATCGATTTGAATCCCGAGTCGGCCAAGAAGGAAATCAAGGATATCCGTCAAACGGCGAGGACGGCACTCAAGGAAGTCCGTGAAATGGTGTCGGAAATGCGTGGGGCCAAGCTATGCGATGAAATCATCCGGGTCAAGCAAATATTGAAGGCGGCAGGGATAGAATTCAATTTGGAAGGCACCACGGAATTGAAAGATACCCCATTGCTTGTTGAAACGGTTTTAAGCATGTGCTTGAAAGAAGCTGTGACCAATATCGTCAAACATAGCGGGGCCGACTGCTGTCATATCGTCATTGAAGAATTACAAACAGGGGTGACGATCACAGTACAGGATAATGGAGTGGGGCTTTCACATAGATCAGAGTTTTTTAAAGGCAATGGGCTTCAAGGAATGAAAGAAAGGCTCGAATTCGTTAATGGCAGCCTGGAAATTCAATCAACAGATGGAATGACACTTTATATAAGGGTTCCGAATGCTATAAAAAATAATGGATAG
- a CDS encoding response regulator: MMANRDIEVLIVEDDLRIAEIQKLFIEKVEGFQTIGIASSYDEAKSFIEIMQPDLLLLDMYFPDMNGLDILKEIKQQSKQMDVIMITAAKEIEKVQEAIKIGIFDYIIKPVAFERFKQSLHRYQEYHIKLSELEKGNFPVTQQQVDKLLRKEMKEKEREQSLLPKGIDRMTLEKVMAVLGKSSPGLTAEIVAKEIGVSRTTARRYLEHLMSEEKIDADLTYGTVGRPERVYAIKL; the protein is encoded by the coding sequence ATGATGGCCAATCGCGATATAGAAGTTTTAATCGTAGAGGATGACCTGCGGATTGCCGAGATACAAAAGCTGTTCATCGAAAAGGTTGAGGGTTTTCAAACGATAGGGATCGCCTCAAGCTATGACGAAGCTAAAAGCTTCATTGAAATCATGCAGCCGGATCTATTGCTGCTCGACATGTATTTTCCGGATATGAATGGGCTCGATATCCTGAAAGAAATCAAGCAGCAAAGCAAACAAATGGATGTCATTATGATAACGGCGGCTAAAGAAATCGAAAAAGTCCAGGAAGCCATCAAGATCGGCATATTTGATTATATTATCAAGCCTGTCGCATTTGAACGTTTCAAGCAGTCTTTACACAGATATCAAGAATATCACATTAAACTGTCAGAACTGGAAAAGGGCAATTTTCCCGTAACGCAGCAACAGGTTGATAAGCTTTTGCGAAAGGAAATGAAAGAAAAAGAGAGGGAACAGTCTTTACTGCCAAAAGGGATCGATCGGATGACTTTGGAGAAGGTGATGGCTGTGTTGGGGAAATCCTCCCCTGGGTTAACGGCCGAAATAGTGGCAAAGGAAATCGGGGTGAGCAGGACGACGGCAAGGCGTTATTTGGAGCACTTGATGTCAGAGGAAAAAATTGATGCCGATTTAACATATGGTACGGTAGGACGTCCTGAACGGGTGTATGCCATCAAGTTATGA
- a CDS encoding response regulator transcription factor, whose protein sequence is MIRIVIAEDQRMLLGALGSILDLESDMEVVGKASNGEEAMNLVNQLKPDICITDIEMPVKTGLDVAEEIKDQGHRCKVIILTTFARPGYFERARKAEVGGYLLKDSPSEELANSIRVIMDGRRVYAPELVDMAFEEENPLTERECQVLKLIADGKTTKEIASQLYLTNGTVRNYISVILDKLDVSNRVEAIVRFKEKGWSKD, encoded by the coding sequence TTGATTCGAATCGTAATTGCCGAAGATCAGCGGATGCTGCTTGGCGCGCTAGGTTCCATCCTTGATTTGGAAAGTGACATGGAAGTTGTAGGAAAAGCGAGCAATGGGGAAGAAGCAATGAATCTCGTCAATCAATTAAAGCCGGATATCTGCATAACCGATATTGAAATGCCAGTTAAAACCGGGCTCGATGTAGCGGAGGAGATCAAGGATCAGGGCCACCGATGCAAAGTCATCATTTTGACCACTTTTGCACGTCCTGGATATTTTGAAAGAGCCAGAAAGGCAGAGGTGGGTGGATATCTGCTGAAGGATAGCCCAAGTGAGGAACTGGCGAACTCGATCCGTGTCATCATGGATGGGCGGCGCGTTTATGCTCCTGAGCTGGTGGATATGGCTTTCGAAGAAGAAAACCCTTTGACTGAACGAGAGTGCCAAGTGCTCAAATTGATCGCGGATGGTAAGACCACAAAAGAAATCGCAAGCCAGCTTTATTTGACTAATGGAACGGTTCGTAATTATATATCGGTCATCCTTGATAAATTGGATGTAAGCAACCGCGTTGAAGCGATTGTAAGATTCAAGGAAAAGGGCTGGTCAAAAGATTGA
- a CDS encoding tripartite tricarboxylate transporter permease: MGTFDYLMHGFETALTWYNILFAFVGVLIGTAVGVLPGIGPMSGVALLIPVTASITGGLPPEQAATSAIILLAGVYYGAMYGGSTTSILLNTPGESSSVVTTLDGYQMAKKGRAGSALSISAIGSFVGGIVTLIAMIALAQPLSTIAIKFGPAEYFSLMLLGLAAVSGLAGKSVTKALIMTVCGLLIGTIGIDNVSGIARFTFDIPWLYQGVEFLTIAVGLFALGEVLKTILEKEEDDGEIAKIKNLIPSKEEFKESAGPIARGSLLGFFVGILPGAGATLASFFSYLMEKRISKKPWKFGTGAIAGVAGPETANNAASGGAMIPLLTLGIPGSGTTAILMGALMMYNVQPGPLLFEDHPQVAWGLIASMFIGNLMLLILNLPLVKVFAKIIETPKKYLIPIIIAISIFGVYAVQVSTYDLLLLLGCGVLGYFLSKNDYPIAPLVLGLVLGPMIENNMRRALTISDGDYSLFFTRPLSLTFLIITALWLLIPVLLKKRGKDVVINIEG, translated from the coding sequence GTGGGCACTTTTGATTATTTAATGCATGGATTTGAAACGGCTCTAACTTGGTATAACATCCTTTTTGCATTTGTCGGAGTATTGATCGGTACGGCTGTCGGCGTTTTGCCGGGGATCGGGCCAATGAGCGGCGTGGCACTTTTGATTCCGGTAACCGCTTCGATTACAGGGGGACTTCCACCAGAGCAAGCGGCAACAAGCGCCATCATTTTACTTGCAGGTGTTTATTATGGAGCGATGTATGGAGGGTCGACAACTTCCATCCTATTGAATACACCTGGCGAATCTTCTTCTGTCGTCACGACATTGGATGGTTACCAAATGGCGAAGAAAGGAAGGGCCGGAAGTGCTTTATCCATCTCGGCAATCGGTTCCTTCGTCGGGGGGATAGTCACCCTTATCGCCATGATTGCCTTGGCTCAGCCATTATCGACGATCGCCATTAAATTCGGTCCGGCGGAGTATTTTTCGCTTATGCTTCTAGGGTTGGCGGCCGTCAGCGGCCTAGCGGGAAAATCCGTAACAAAGGCACTGATCATGACGGTTTGCGGTTTGTTGATCGGGACGATAGGCATCGATAATGTATCCGGGATCGCCCGTTTTACATTCGACATTCCTTGGCTGTATCAAGGGGTCGAATTCCTGACGATCGCAGTCGGTCTATTCGCACTTGGAGAAGTACTCAAGACAATTTTGGAAAAAGAAGAGGATGACGGGGAAATTGCAAAGATCAAAAATTTGATTCCTTCCAAAGAAGAGTTCAAGGAATCAGCAGGTCCCATTGCGAGGGGATCGCTCTTAGGCTTCTTTGTAGGTATCCTGCCGGGTGCAGGGGCCACTCTTGCTTCTTTCTTCTCATACCTAATGGAAAAACGGATTTCAAAGAAGCCCTGGAAATTTGGTACAGGGGCGATCGCTGGGGTGGCTGGACCTGAAACGGCCAATAATGCGGCATCTGGCGGAGCGATGATTCCATTATTGACGCTGGGAATCCCAGGTTCCGGCACAACGGCGATTTTAATGGGTGCGCTCATGATGTACAATGTTCAGCCAGGTCCATTATTATTCGAGGACCACCCTCAGGTGGCTTGGGGGCTTATCGCGAGTATGTTCATCGGGAATCTGATGCTCCTCATCCTTAATCTCCCGCTCGTAAAGGTTTTTGCGAAAATCATAGAAACGCCAAAGAAATATTTGATTCCGATCATTATCGCGATTTCCATTTTTGGCGTTTATGCGGTACAAGTATCGACTTATGATTTATTGCTATTATTAGGGTGCGGGGTCTTGGGATATTTCTTAAGTAAAAATGATTATCCAATCGCCCCATTGGTATTAGGATTGGTTTTAGGACCGATGATAGAAAATAATATGCGCAGGGCCCTGACGATATCCGATGGGGATTACAGTTTGTTTTTCACCCGGCCGCTTTCGCTGACATTCCTGATCATAACGGCATTATGGCTGCTCATTCCGGTTTTGCTTAAGAAGAGAGGGAAGGATGTTGTCATCAATATTGAAGGTTAA
- a CDS encoding ATP-binding protein: MRLHTKLMLGICTLIILMGGIFELIFINILENNLKQETGEKALSVAQTISLLPEIKQAFRTDNPSVIIQPIAERIRRQIDAEFIVIGDENETRLSHPNPDMIGRKMVGGDNAEVWDGKSIITESTGTLGPSIRGKSPIIANEKVIGVVSVGYLQDDIEKEVSSIQRKIVWVITFILIGGLLIAFFISFNIKKAILGLEPKEIAWMFQEKHAILESIHEGIIAIDVHGKITVVNETAHKILHIPKDVMLRGQKIKEVITHTHLLDVVSTARAEYDQEFMIDGEVFLASRIPILNGQGEIIGAVASLRKKSELSNLLQELSHVKAYAEGLRAQTHEYSNRLYTLLGLIQLGSYKEAMDFISKEVDVTQGFIHFLMKEIPDPIIAGFILGKVSLASELKIDFTIDRESSFKDIPSEIDRDLLVTIIGNLINNAFEAVRENEREEKRVSLFVTDLGKELIMEVEDNGKGMNSDVTELIFQNGFTTKSHQTNSGIGLSLVQEAIDGLGGYITFSTKEGEYTIFTVALPKNRGVIS; this comes from the coding sequence ATGCGTTTACACACCAAGTTGATGCTGGGCATCTGTACGTTAATCATCTTAATGGGTGGAATCTTTGAACTTATTTTCATAAATATCCTGGAAAATAACCTGAAGCAGGAAACAGGGGAAAAAGCATTGTCGGTTGCCCAGACCATTTCTTTGCTGCCTGAAATTAAACAAGCTTTTCGAACGGATAATCCTTCTGTAATCATCCAGCCCATCGCGGAAAGAATCCGCAGGCAGATCGATGCGGAATTCATAGTAATAGGCGATGAAAATGAAACAAGGCTGTCCCATCCAAATCCCGACATGATCGGGAGGAAAATGGTAGGGGGAGATAATGCCGAAGTGTGGGATGGGAAATCCATCATCACGGAGTCCACTGGGACATTGGGTCCTTCAATAAGGGGGAAATCCCCGATAATCGCAAATGAAAAGGTAATTGGAGTAGTTTCTGTTGGCTACCTTCAGGATGATATTGAAAAAGAGGTGTCCAGTATACAAAGAAAGATCGTCTGGGTCATCACTTTTATATTAATCGGCGGTTTATTGATCGCCTTTTTCATCTCATTCAATATAAAAAAGGCGATATTGGGTTTGGAGCCGAAAGAGATCGCCTGGATGTTTCAAGAGAAGCATGCCATTTTGGAATCCATTCATGAAGGCATCATCGCCATTGATGTTCATGGGAAAATCACGGTCGTCAATGAAACGGCGCATAAAATCCTTCATATCCCTAAGGACGTCATGCTTCGCGGGCAAAAAATCAAAGAAGTCATAACGCATACACATTTGCTGGATGTAGTCAGCACGGCACGGGCCGAGTATGATCAGGAATTCATGATAGACGGTGAAGTTTTTTTGGCAAGCCGGATTCCCATTTTGAATGGACAGGGTGAAATCATCGGTGCTGTTGCAAGTTTGAGAAAAAAATCGGAACTATCCAATCTCCTTCAGGAACTGTCACATGTAAAGGCATATGCAGAAGGGCTGAGGGCCCAGACACATGAATATTCGAATCGGCTCTATACGTTGCTAGGATTGATTCAACTCGGTTCATATAAAGAAGCGATGGATTTCATATCGAAGGAAGTGGATGTCACCCAAGGCTTCATTCACTTTCTAATGAAGGAAATACCTGATCCGATTATTGCTGGGTTCATCTTAGGGAAGGTAAGTTTAGCGAGTGAGCTGAAAATAGATTTTACAATTGATAGAGAGAGCAGTTTTAAAGATATTCCGTCTGAAATAGATCGGGATTTATTAGTGACGATCATCGGCAACCTCATAAATAATGCCTTCGAAGCTGTACGGGAAAATGAAAGGGAGGAAAAAAGGGTATCGCTGTTCGTCACGGACTTGGGTAAAGAGTTGATCATGGAGGTTGAAGATAATGGAAAAGGGATGAATTCAGATGTTACAGAACTGATTTTCCAGAACGGCTTTACGACGAAAAGCCATCAAACCAATTCAGGGATAGGTTTGAGCCTTGTTCAGGAAGCGATAGATGGATTAGGGGGGTATATCACCTTTTCGACGAAAGAAGGGGAATATACGATATTCACTGTAGCACTGCCAAAAAACAGAGGGGTGATTTCATGA
- a CDS encoding response regulator transcription factor gives MNKRILIIEDEEKIARVLQLELNHEGYQTESAFTGKAGLERAEAEEWDLILLDVMLPELNGIEVLRRYRKKNGSTPVILLTARDAVPDKVNGLDHGANDYVTKPFEIEELLARIRACFRTNVRERQSEGELDELKIHDLKLNLGTRDIHRQGKRIELTSREFDLLVYLLQNKNQVLSREQILTHVWGYDFAGDTNVVDVYIRYLRKKIDYPFELQLIHTYRGVGYSLKEPV, from the coding sequence ATGAATAAAAGAATATTAATTATAGAAGATGAAGAAAAAATTGCGAGGGTTCTCCAGCTGGAGCTTAATCATGAGGGTTATCAAACAGAATCGGCATTTACCGGAAAGGCAGGTCTGGAAAGGGCAGAAGCCGAGGAGTGGGATTTAATCTTATTGGATGTGATGCTGCCCGAGCTGAATGGCATAGAAGTACTTAGGCGGTACCGGAAAAAGAATGGATCGACACCGGTCATCCTTCTAACCGCAAGGGATGCTGTGCCAGACAAGGTTAATGGCCTTGACCATGGTGCAAATGATTATGTAACGAAACCGTTTGAAATTGAAGAGCTGCTCGCACGGATCCGTGCTTGTTTCCGGACCAATGTACGGGAGCGGCAATCGGAGGGGGAATTGGATGAACTAAAGATTCATGATCTGAAGTTGAACCTTGGTACAAGGGACATTCACAGGCAAGGCAAAAGGATTGAGCTGACTTCCCGCGAGTTCGATTTGCTGGTTTATCTTTTGCAAAATAAAAATCAAGTGCTTTCGAGGGAGCAAATCCTGACACATGTATGGGGATATGATTTTGCAGGGGATACGAATGTGGTCGATGTGTATATCCGTTATTTGCGTAAAAAAATAGATTATCCCTTTGAACTGCAGCTCATACATACTTACCGCGGTGTAGGTTACAGCTTGAAGGAGCCAGTATGA
- a CDS encoding PepSY domain-containing protein, with product MKKQWSTIKEGIIQRKKVIMTVSVASVLIFGGAAGTAVYAVNKGNLSEDEAVKMISEKLGGQVTQFEKDWDQPMTYEMTVKTKEGYQEVDVDAEKGEILSQEMEDDDDLNTQQAAETAKISSDQAEKIALKAVDGQVTDAELDSENGTLVYELEIKQGQREYDVVVDATTGKVLKNQLDD from the coding sequence ATGAAAAAACAGTGGAGTACGATTAAAGAAGGTATCATTCAAAGGAAAAAGGTAATCATGACGGTGTCCGTGGCCTCCGTTTTAATTTTCGGCGGTGCTGCTGGAACGGCGGTATATGCAGTCAATAAGGGTAACCTATCCGAGGATGAGGCTGTCAAAATGATTTCAGAAAAACTAGGCGGGCAAGTTACTCAATTTGAAAAGGATTGGGATCAGCCGATGACTTATGAGATGACCGTTAAAACGAAAGAAGGCTATCAAGAGGTTGACGTTGATGCTGAAAAAGGAGAGATTCTTTCTCAGGAAATGGAAGATGATGACGATTTGAACACACAACAAGCGGCGGAGACTGCAAAAATAAGCAGTGATCAAGCTGAAAAGATTGCCTTGAAAGCGGTGGATGGTCAAGTGACGGATGCAGAGCTGGATTCAGAGAATGGCACCCTTGTGTACGAGCTGGAAATAAAGCAAGGACAAAGGGAATATGATGTAGTGGTAGATGCCACCACGGGAAAAGTATTGAAAAACCAGTTGGATGATTAA
- the msrA gene encoding peptide-methionine (S)-S-oxide reductase MsrA, with amino-acid sequence MQKATFAGGCFWCMVTPFEELPGIGGIVSGYSGGHVDNPTYEEVKAGTTGHYEVVEITFDPQLFPYERLLELYWQQIDPTDDGGQFHDRGSQYRTAIFFHDEAQEKLALEAKEKVAASGKFQKPIVTEILPAQTFYPAEEYHQGYHKKNKDDYKADRAKSGRDEFIDQHWNGE; translated from the coding sequence ATGCAAAAGGCTACATTTGCTGGAGGCTGTTTTTGGTGCATGGTGACACCATTTGAAGAACTGCCGGGGATTGGTGGGATCGTATCCGGTTATTCGGGAGGACATGTTGATAATCCGACTTACGAGGAAGTGAAGGCGGGAACTACTGGGCATTATGAAGTCGTGGAAATCACTTTCGATCCTCAGTTATTTCCTTATGAAAGATTGCTGGAACTATATTGGCAGCAAATTGATCCAACCGACGATGGCGGTCAATTCCATGACAGAGGAAGCCAATATCGGACGGCCATCTTCTTTCATGATGAAGCTCAGGAAAAACTGGCTCTTGAAGCGAAAGAAAAGGTAGCGGCCAGCGGGAAGTTCCAGAAACCAATCGTAACGGAAATCCTTCCGGCCCAAACCTTCTATCCTGCCGAAGAATACCATCAAGGCTATCATAAAAAAAACAAAGATGACTATAAAGCGGATCGTGCGAAATCGGGACGCGATGAATTCATTGACCAGCATTGGAACGGTGAATGA
- a CDS encoding tripartite tricarboxylate transporter TctB family protein produces the protein MDVKFDRFASVAFLAVGVLFMIGSRKLASSSYGSSVGPDIFPFVLGLVLAVLSIRLFYEAFRGKVQESGKEKLQYKPFFIILLSTLIYILTLETIGYVITTFLFLFVCFQTMERNKWVTSLIISAGFSGIIYYLFVNVLKGTLPGWPIWFS, from the coding sequence ATGGACGTGAAATTTGATCGCTTTGCATCTGTAGCCTTTCTGGCTGTCGGGGTGCTGTTCATGATAGGAAGCAGGAAACTGGCCAGTTCTTCTTATGGAAGTTCGGTAGGACCGGACATTTTCCCTTTTGTATTGGGGCTCGTTCTTGCTGTTTTAAGTATTCGCCTTTTCTATGAGGCATTTCGGGGCAAGGTGCAGGAATCGGGTAAGGAAAAGCTGCAATATAAACCCTTTTTCATCATTCTGCTCTCTACCTTGATTTATATTTTGACATTGGAAACGATAGGATATGTCATTACGACCTTTCTCTTCTTGTTTGTTTGCTTTCAAACGATGGAACGGAATAAGTGGGTGACATCGCTCATCATTTCCGCAGGATTTTCCGGAATCATCTATTATTTATTCGTGAATGTGTTAAAGGGAACATTGCCGGGTTGGCCAATCTGGTTTTCCTAA